In the genome of Paenibacillus pabuli, one region contains:
- the queA gene encoding tRNA preQ1(34) S-adenosylmethionine ribosyltransferase-isomerase QueA, with the protein MNVNLYDFELPEQLIAQTPLLDRTASRLLTLNKESGEVNHHMFPDIIDFLQPGDTLVLNDTRVLPARLFGTKADTGAKAEVLLLKNVEGDRWEALVKPGKKLKAGSVIVFSDELRAVIDEEGDMGARLLTFSYEGIFQEILDRLGEMPLPPYIRETLDDRERYQTVYAKHEGSAAAPTAGLHFTDELLNRIRDKGVNVAFITLHVGLGTFRPMSVDNVEEHVMHEEYYSLSQETADLINETKKRGNRIFAVGTTSCRTLETVGSKFEDGQLQESSGWTKIFIYPGYTFKVIDGMLTNFHLPKSTLVMLVSALAGREQIMHAYEEAIKEQYRFFSFGDAMLIY; encoded by the coding sequence ATGAATGTGAACTTATATGATTTTGAATTGCCGGAGCAATTGATTGCACAGACGCCACTGCTTGACCGCACGGCGTCTCGATTGCTTACCTTAAACAAGGAGAGCGGTGAGGTTAACCATCACATGTTCCCTGATATTATCGACTTCCTCCAGCCTGGAGATACTCTAGTGCTGAATGATACACGTGTTCTTCCAGCACGGTTGTTCGGAACCAAAGCGGATACGGGAGCGAAGGCGGAAGTGCTTTTGCTCAAAAACGTGGAGGGCGATCGTTGGGAAGCTCTGGTTAAACCAGGCAAAAAGCTGAAAGCCGGTTCGGTTATCGTTTTTAGTGACGAGCTCAGGGCAGTCATTGATGAAGAAGGCGATATGGGTGCGCGTTTGCTTACGTTCTCCTATGAGGGAATCTTTCAAGAGATTCTGGATCGTCTGGGTGAAATGCCGCTGCCTCCTTATATTAGAGAGACACTGGATGACCGGGAAAGGTATCAAACCGTATATGCGAAACATGAAGGATCGGCCGCTGCTCCGACAGCGGGTTTACATTTTACAGATGAACTGCTGAATCGAATTCGGGATAAAGGCGTAAATGTAGCCTTCATCACGCTTCACGTGGGACTCGGAACATTTCGGCCCATGTCGGTTGACAATGTGGAAGAGCATGTCATGCATGAGGAATACTACTCTCTGTCTCAAGAGACGGCGGATCTCATTAATGAAACGAAAAAACGCGGCAACCGTATATTTGCTGTAGGAACAACAAGTTGTCGAACCCTTGAAACGGTTGGGAGCAAGTTTGAAGACGGGCAGTTGCAAGAAAGCAGCGGCTGGACCAAAATTTTTATCTATCCGGGATATACGTTCAAAGTGATTGACGGGATGCTTACGAATTTTCATCTACCCAAATCCACATTGGTCATGTTGGTCAGTGCGCTTGCGGGCAGAGAACAAATCATGCATGCATATGAGGAAGCGATTAAAGAACAGTACCGTTTCTTCAGCTTTGGCGATGCCATGTTAATTTATTAA
- the ruvC gene encoding crossover junction endodeoxyribonuclease RuvC codes for MRFLGIDPGIAIVGFGFVDKIGSKVTPVQYGCIQTEAHTPEEERLLHVYEGMVQLIDKYKPDAVALEKLFFNRNVTTAMSVSQARGVMVLAAAQKGLPIAEYTPMQIKQAIVGYGKAEKRQVQEMVKMFLRLQAIPKPDDVADALAVAVCHAHSYTLNSKLNEVLRK; via the coding sequence TTGCGTTTTTTGGGAATTGACCCGGGGATTGCGATTGTCGGTTTTGGATTTGTGGATAAAATCGGCAGTAAGGTAACACCTGTTCAATATGGCTGTATTCAGACAGAAGCTCATACCCCTGAAGAGGAACGGTTGCTTCATGTATATGAGGGCATGGTGCAGCTGATTGATAAATATAAACCGGATGCGGTAGCGCTGGAGAAACTTTTTTTCAATCGTAACGTCACAACAGCGATGTCTGTCAGTCAGGCGAGAGGTGTCATGGTACTGGCAGCTGCCCAAAAGGGACTGCCGATTGCCGAATATACACCGATGCAGATTAAGCAGGCGATTGTTGGATACGGAAAAGCGGAGAAGCGGCAAGTGCAGGAGATGGTCAAGATGTTTTTGCGTTTGCAGGCGATTCCGAAGCCGGATGACGTAGCAGATGCTTTGGCTGTAGCGGTGTGTCATGCACACTCATATACATTAAATTCCAAGTTGAATGAGGTATTGCGAAAATGA
- a CDS encoding SpoIID/LytB domain-containing protein produces the protein MGKVIQKKKWSRRLKVLAAALLTIGCLQVPVYAAESDGQMIRVAMFANLGSTYKSTTPLITLESGGEWSVASESGAAVTLPAGQIRFSADGFRVKVLETADFKTAAAAAKLLQATSDKPLLFTTSLNGKATYQLYTGNYGTEALAGQAVARVQKVAAAQLGGQQPAVTGSKRLSAGVYSTLQEAEAAQASFSSAGVSSYTVLQLDGGTQGYTVWVGEASSDAELSAFKKSVEASVPGVSLTPVNSNSAALIIRQDAGLSTDTLKTAPHYTIAGSEAKAFVQGDGSGIKVVERSGRTYRGDMEISIVSGDLALVNVVPLEQYLYSVVGAEVYSSWPAEALKVQAVAARSYALQQGDRFKIANVVDTTLSQAYNGMGSENDKVSSAVDATSGEVIKSGGKIVEAVFSSNAGGQTAHPSEVWNGGEGVFSNVDSHGDTSAQAGLQTWYHVLLSTGVSGYIREDNVKELTTKTDAGLAKVTVTAQNTNVRPVPLIQSNVDPVAKMNPGNEAVVLAKVPQSNDYAWVRGPFTSAQLVKTLQGKTTSAVPSSISTLEVTKRGPSGRALEVTANGQPMTVKYADTYRSALGGLPSTLFDIAGTGSYTVLGADGKTASKTGSQGASVLSASGTGTSSSNALVVMSGDGQARAVTQGQSFMFIGQGNGHGLGLSQWGAKGMADEGYDYQAILKHYYQNATIVKE, from the coding sequence GTGGGGAAAGTAATACAAAAAAAGAAGTGGAGTCGTCGTTTGAAGGTGTTGGCCGCAGCTCTGTTGACGATAGGATGCCTGCAAGTGCCTGTTTATGCTGCTGAAAGTGACGGGCAGATGATCCGGGTAGCCATGTTTGCGAACCTGGGAAGCACCTATAAATCGACTACTCCACTGATTACGCTTGAGTCAGGTGGAGAATGGAGTGTCGCTTCGGAAAGTGGAGCAGCTGTAACTCTTCCAGCAGGACAAATCCGTTTCAGTGCAGATGGATTCCGCGTCAAAGTGTTGGAAACAGCAGATTTCAAAACAGCGGCAGCAGCGGCAAAATTGTTGCAGGCCACTAGTGATAAACCGTTGCTGTTTACAACCTCTCTGAATGGTAAAGCGACCTATCAGCTCTACACAGGGAACTATGGAACAGAAGCGTTGGCCGGACAAGCGGTAGCACGTGTACAAAAGGTGGCTGCAGCCCAACTGGGTGGACAACAACCAGCAGTGACCGGCAGCAAGCGTCTGTCTGCAGGAGTCTACAGTACACTCCAAGAGGCAGAAGCTGCACAAGCTTCTTTTTCATCAGCAGGTGTTAGTTCCTATACAGTGCTTCAACTGGATGGAGGGACTCAAGGATATACCGTATGGGTGGGTGAAGCCTCTTCAGATGCTGAACTGTCTGCCTTCAAAAAGAGTGTGGAAGCCAGTGTTCCAGGAGTAAGCCTAACTCCAGTAAACAGTAATAGTGCTGCACTTATCATCCGCCAGGATGCCGGTTTAAGCACGGATACTCTTAAAACAGCCCCCCATTATACCATTGCCGGCAGTGAAGCTAAGGCTTTCGTACAAGGAGATGGCAGTGGGATCAAAGTGGTGGAGCGTTCCGGGCGGACGTATCGCGGTGACATGGAAATAAGCATTGTAAGCGGCGACTTGGCTTTGGTTAATGTTGTTCCACTGGAGCAATATTTATACTCTGTTGTTGGTGCAGAAGTTTATTCTTCCTGGCCAGCAGAGGCACTGAAAGTACAGGCTGTCGCTGCACGCTCTTATGCGCTTCAGCAGGGGGATCGTTTTAAAATTGCCAATGTCGTGGATACCACACTCAGTCAGGCATACAACGGAATGGGTTCAGAAAATGATAAAGTCTCCAGTGCGGTTGATGCCACCTCTGGTGAAGTCATCAAGAGCGGTGGTAAAATTGTTGAAGCTGTATTCTCTTCCAATGCAGGAGGACAGACTGCACATCCATCCGAAGTATGGAACGGAGGCGAGGGTGTGTTCAGTAATGTGGATAGCCATGGAGATACATCGGCTCAAGCTGGATTACAGACATGGTATCATGTGCTGTTGAGTACAGGAGTCAGCGGATATATCCGCGAGGATAATGTCAAAGAATTAACGACCAAAACGGATGCGGGTTTAGCCAAAGTGACGGTTACTGCCCAAAATACCAATGTGCGTCCCGTTCCGTTAATTCAATCGAATGTTGATCCGGTAGCGAAAATGAACCCAGGCAACGAAGCTGTTGTTCTGGCCAAAGTGCCGCAATCCAATGATTATGCATGGGTTAGAGGGCCGTTCACGTCAGCTCAATTGGTTAAAACCCTGCAGGGTAAAACGACTTCTGCTGTTCCATCCTCGATCTCAACGCTGGAAGTGACCAAGCGCGGGCCATCAGGAAGAGCACTCGAAGTTACAGCCAACGGCCAGCCCATGACGGTAAAATATGCAGATACATACCGTTCTGCTTTAGGTGGATTACCGAGTACTTTATTTGATATTGCAGGGACCGGAAGTTATACTGTATTAGGCGCTGACGGCAAAACAGCAAGCAAAACCGGCTCACAGGGGGCTTCTGTACTATCTGCGTCGGGCACAGGAACTTCATCCAGTAATGCTCTTGTGGTTATGAGCGGTGATGGTCAAGCCCGAGCAGTAACTCAGGGACAAAGCTTCATGTTCATCGGTCAAGGAAATGGGCACGGATTGGGCTTATCCCAATGGGGTGCAAAAGGTATGGCAGATGAAGGGTATGATTACCAGGCAATATTGAAACACTATTATCAAAATGCGACTATTGTTAAGGAATGA
- a CDS encoding LysM peptidoglycan-binding domain-containing protein, whose protein sequence is MKIHMVKKGDTLYLLSQKYNVALDKIIAANPQIADPDKLEIGMKVKIPAEPVTPKPEGMLHSHKVQQGDSLWKLSQAWGVPLKDMINANPQLKNPNALLVGETVYIPSASAPGNGASENDASSNIAHEKLSPEGKEYTGVKEETAPVVPAVPVPEAAPVPEVSNLVQAPEPANPVIPNIKPEVEVLPQLPEISEEEPQKETYKKEDVKSEVQVKPITEAPTYTMPNLSPEVMPLPVIPNNTTWPTEVASATKAPCGCGSKMLHAPVEHPYAQVPVPAQEVYTSPQNMYTVGAINNTTFPGIPEVSPYSIGNTSNTPWTGTEYNHNNVMPNVSAEMQNYSYPIAPAAQVNSPFPPFAANEHMNHQPPNISPYSMLPYPPCGCGNHHMPNQQYAYPSHNYQNPAWGTYNPYGVQPEMTTSMMPNQPLEYAYQNPYPTQNMVPPSPLGAFGEIYPPQGKGEGKKGGRDEANLSQSSTENEAEFNLEANPKQAAKTGTAKRRTSKPASKSKSKVSVSGKQTRARTGISTKRDNKKRRNPWIQQ, encoded by the coding sequence GTGAAAATACACATGGTGAAAAAAGGCGACACATTATATCTGCTGTCCCAAAAATATAATGTAGCGTTGGACAAAATTATCGCAGCTAATCCGCAAATTGCTGATCCCGACAAGTTGGAGATTGGTATGAAGGTCAAAATTCCTGCGGAACCTGTAACACCAAAGCCGGAAGGCATGTTGCACAGCCATAAAGTTCAGCAAGGAGATTCATTGTGGAAGTTGTCACAGGCTTGGGGAGTTCCGTTAAAAGATATGATTAATGCGAACCCGCAATTGAAAAACCCTAATGCTCTTCTAGTAGGGGAGACCGTGTACATCCCATCAGCGAGTGCACCGGGAAATGGGGCTTCTGAGAATGATGCTTCATCCAACATTGCTCATGAAAAACTGTCGCCTGAAGGGAAGGAGTACACGGGAGTTAAAGAAGAAACGGCTCCAGTTGTACCGGCAGTTCCAGTACCTGAAGCAGCACCTGTACCTGAAGTCTCTAATTTAGTTCAGGCTCCTGAACCTGCAAACCCGGTCATACCTAATATCAAGCCGGAAGTGGAAGTGTTACCACAGTTACCTGAAATTTCTGAAGAAGAGCCGCAGAAGGAAACATACAAAAAAGAAGACGTCAAATCGGAAGTGCAAGTAAAACCGATAACTGAAGCCCCGACATATACGATGCCTAATCTTTCACCTGAAGTCATGCCTTTACCTGTAATACCTAACAACACGACATGGCCTACAGAAGTGGCGTCTGCAACCAAGGCACCATGTGGTTGCGGTAGTAAAATGCTTCATGCTCCTGTTGAGCATCCGTACGCCCAGGTTCCTGTACCCGCACAAGAGGTATATACCTCTCCACAAAACATGTATACAGTTGGAGCGATTAACAATACTACATTCCCAGGTATACCTGAAGTAAGTCCGTATTCCATAGGTAATACATCGAATACGCCATGGACCGGCACAGAGTATAATCATAACAACGTTATGCCGAACGTATCTGCTGAGATGCAGAACTATTCATATCCGATCGCTCCAGCAGCTCAGGTGAATAGTCCATTTCCTCCATTTGCAGCCAATGAGCATATGAACCACCAGCCGCCTAATATTTCTCCTTACTCGATGCTTCCATATCCGCCATGCGGATGTGGCAACCATCATATGCCCAACCAACAATACGCATATCCCTCACATAACTACCAGAACCCAGCATGGGGCACATACAATCCTTATGGGGTACAACCTGAAATGACTACATCGATGATGCCTAATCAGCCATTGGAGTATGCATATCAGAATCCATACCCTACTCAGAACATGGTGCCGCCGTCTCCGTTGGGGGCATTTGGTGAAATATATCCTCCACAAGGCAAGGGGGAAGGTAAAAAGGGCGGACGTGACGAGGCTAACTTAAGCCAGTCCTCTACAGAGAATGAGGCTGAGTTCAATCTTGAAGCGAATCCTAAACAAGCAGCCAAAACAGGAACCGCGAAACGCAGAACATCCAAACCAGCTTCCAAATCCAAATCGAAAGTATCTGTATCCGGGAAACAAACAAGAGCGCGCACAGGGATAAGCACTAAACGTGATAACAAAAAGCGTAGAAACCCCTGGATACAACAATAA
- the ruvA gene encoding Holliday junction branch migration protein RuvA, giving the protein MIDFLRGQFVHLENEYIVLDVHGVGYRVFCPNPFAFAKQEGEIMVYTHHHVREDAMLLFGFATREEQKLFRKLIEVSGIGPKVALGILAGGTPDHVVTAIYQENLTFLTKLPGIGKKTAQRMILDLKDKLDGFGAATYATGLFAPPSEEAGSGSAWDEAREGLKALGYTDSELDKVWLKLKKDVTSADSVDVLMKRALQMLFTG; this is encoded by the coding sequence ATGATTGATTTTCTAAGAGGACAGTTCGTACATCTGGAGAATGAATATATTGTGCTGGATGTGCATGGGGTTGGTTATCGTGTATTCTGTCCAAATCCTTTTGCATTTGCGAAGCAAGAAGGCGAAATTATGGTATATACCCATCACCATGTTCGTGAAGATGCGATGTTGCTGTTTGGTTTTGCCACTCGTGAGGAACAGAAATTATTTCGCAAGCTGATCGAGGTATCAGGTATTGGACCCAAAGTTGCTCTGGGTATACTCGCCGGAGGTACGCCGGACCATGTTGTGACTGCCATTTATCAAGAGAATCTAACGTTTCTGACCAAGCTGCCGGGGATTGGCAAGAAAACAGCGCAGCGTATGATACTGGATCTTAAGGACAAATTGGATGGTTTCGGTGCTGCCACGTATGCAACAGGTTTGTTTGCCCCTCCTTCGGAAGAAGCAGGAAGCGGCTCTGCATGGGATGAGGCACGTGAAGGTCTTAAGGCGCTTGGTTATACTGACAGTGAACTGGATAAAGTGTGGCTCAAACTGAAGAAAGATGTTACGTCGGCCGATTCGGTCGATGTATTGATGAAACGGGCACTGCAAATGCTGTTTACGGGATAA
- a CDS encoding BofC C-terminal domain-containing protein, with translation MNTFNFKKQFKRRWRRWKRTVWMTSALVAVAILAYSGLPISSAIERLLTTNFSEAVSVMGSATSEPRSDQEIQTLIGQLESDPDHLTSVVLETQYICGVETEQLGKMAIPQLKMLLTQHPDWDAQVDSTEVLRIKQHVDDLSPVCKEQAYISIDAVGNLNLYEGRPEEEKVIRTFFQMDVGTLETSLPEGVLEQLQQGIRIQDKDEYDSVISTFSDYAVDEASKEIRNGG, from the coding sequence GTGAACACGTTTAACTTCAAAAAACAATTCAAAAGACGCTGGCGCCGCTGGAAAAGAACAGTATGGATGACTTCAGCGTTGGTTGCCGTGGCCATACTGGCTTATAGCGGTTTGCCGATTTCTTCTGCAATTGAGCGTTTGCTCACAACCAATTTCAGTGAGGCTGTATCTGTTATGGGATCTGCTACGAGTGAACCAAGGTCTGATCAGGAAATCCAAACTTTGATTGGACAACTTGAATCGGATCCGGATCATTTAACCAGTGTTGTGTTGGAAACTCAATATATCTGTGGAGTAGAAACGGAACAATTGGGTAAGATGGCAATTCCTCAATTAAAGATGCTGCTCACACAACATCCGGATTGGGATGCTCAGGTTGACTCAACAGAGGTGTTACGGATCAAGCAGCATGTGGACGATCTCTCTCCAGTATGTAAGGAGCAGGCTTATATTAGCATAGATGCTGTGGGGAATCTTAACCTTTATGAAGGACGACCTGAAGAAGAGAAAGTTATCCGTACTTTTTTTCAGATGGACGTAGGCACATTGGAGACCTCACTGCCTGAAGGTGTGTTGGAGCAATTGCAGCAAGGTATCCGTATTCAGGACAAGGATGAGTATGACAGTGTGATCTCCACGTTCAGCGATTATGCAGTGGATGAGGCCAGTAAAGAAATTCGTAATGGTGGATAA
- the ruvB gene encoding Holliday junction branch migration DNA helicase RuvB, with amino-acid sequence MDDRIISANLMMEDQAVELSLRPRYLNEYIGQNQVKENLKIYIEAAKMRNEALDHVLLYGPPGLGKTTLANIIANELGVNLRTTSGPAIERPGDLAALLTNLQEGDVLFIDEIHRLHRTVEEVMYPAMEDFALDIMIGKGPSARSVRLDLPSFTLIGATTRAGLLSAPLRDRFGVISRLEFYTVDELAYIVSRASEILGVEIVGNAAEEIALRSRGTPRIANRLLKRVRDFAQVRGDGIITQALAEEALQRLQIDPRGLDEIDHKMLKSMINSFRGGPVGLDTIAATIGEESQTIEDVYEPYLLQIGMLQRTPRGRIVTDLAYHHLGLPVPPRDAK; translated from the coding sequence ATGGATGACCGGATTATTTCCGCGAACCTGATGATGGAGGATCAAGCTGTCGAGCTCAGCCTTCGTCCCCGGTATTTGAATGAATATATTGGGCAGAATCAGGTCAAGGAGAATTTGAAAATATACATTGAAGCCGCCAAGATGCGCAATGAGGCGCTTGACCATGTGTTGTTATATGGCCCGCCCGGACTTGGTAAAACAACACTTGCCAATATCATTGCCAATGAATTGGGTGTTAACTTGCGCACAACATCCGGACCGGCGATTGAACGTCCAGGTGATCTGGCTGCGTTGCTCACAAACCTGCAAGAAGGAGATGTCCTGTTTATTGACGAGATTCATCGCCTTCATCGTACGGTAGAAGAAGTGATGTATCCCGCCATGGAAGACTTTGCGTTGGATATCATGATTGGAAAAGGCCCAAGTGCCCGCTCGGTACGTCTTGATCTGCCATCGTTTACGCTGATTGGGGCTACAACCCGTGCAGGCTTGCTGTCTGCGCCTCTCAGAGACCGATTTGGTGTTATTAGTCGGCTGGAGTTCTACACGGTGGATGAGCTGGCCTACATCGTCTCACGAGCCTCAGAGATTCTAGGGGTGGAGATTGTTGGTAATGCCGCCGAAGAGATTGCATTGCGCTCCCGCGGGACGCCAAGGATTGCCAACCGTTTGCTAAAAAGGGTACGTGACTTTGCTCAGGTTCGGGGTGATGGGATTATCACACAGGCTCTGGCGGAAGAAGCCCTGCAGCGTCTTCAGATTGATCCACGTGGTCTGGACGAGATTGATCATAAGATGCTCAAATCCATGATTAATAGTTTCCGTGGAGGCCCGGTGGGCCTGGATACAATTGCCGCTACGATTGGTGAAGAGAGTCAGACCATTGAGGATGTGTACGAGCCCTATTTACTGCAGATTGGCATGCTTCAACGTACGCCGAGGGGCAGAATTGTAACGGACTTGGCCTATCACCATCTGGGTCTGCCAGTTCCACCGAGAGACGCCAAATAA